The Leucoraja erinacea ecotype New England unplaced genomic scaffold, Leri_hhj_1 Leri_273S, whole genome shotgun sequence genome segment CACAGGAGAAAGAAGCCCGCGGATCCCCTGATATTTtatcacattaaacattaacaccAACACTCACTCGATCAGCTCCAGTCTCGGGAGGGTCAGTAGGACATTGCGGAGAGCGGGGACAGATCGGTCTGTAAGGGAGTTATGTGTCAGGTCCAGATCCTTCAGTGAGGGGTTTGTACTGAGAGCGGAGGCGAGATCTTCGGCTCCAGAATCTGTGAGACCGACACAGTTTAGCCTGGAGatgagagagtgagggtgagggatacagagagacaggagacggtgcaaatccccagtgtttatcagtgacacaattactgatcatattaatgttcagtgtcagaCACCCAGTGACTATAAACACAATCTCTCACCATCTGGGACTTACCCCAGTCTCTGTATTTTACAGTCCGGGTTCCTCAGAGCCGCAGACACCAGTTTCACTCCGGAATCTCCCAGGTcattgtgtttcccagtctaaacACAAACAGAGAGTAAGAAACAAACTGATACAAACCCCAGCGAGGCCGAGATAGATAACTGCTCCCAAATGGATATTTATGGAAACACCTCAgcacatatctatctatctatatttaaaactgtgtgtgtctggctgtgtggctgtgtgtgtttctgacttgtggctgccagactttgattcgttgctacgccaacacccgacCCAGAAATGCcaagtttttttccatttcggtagagatttcacgtttcattccaagtatccactcctcattaaatgttgtcgtgtttatgtacacatctatattactaaaactttgtTCTTGACCGgtcatctccccccaccccttcccctctgtccctgttccaccaccaccctacccctcaccactcttccacttctctccccccctctccctctcccgccctcccctctctttcccctctctccccactctcttcccccaccccctccctcccctaccccatatccctcctcccctcgctcccccccccataccaccccccccccaccccccccctccccccctcccctcacccccctcctctcctcccccccccccttctctctcccccactcttcccccccctccacccactttcccccctctctccccaaccccatctccctcccccctcccccacacctctctcccgctccccctctctcttcccctcccccatccctctctccctcccccctctccatctcccttgccaaatacattgttgccatagagggagtacagagaaggttaaccagactgattcctgggatgtcaggactttcatatgaagaaagactggatggactcggcttgtactcgctagaatttagaagattaaggggggatcttatagaaacttacaaaattcttaaggggttggacaggctagatgcaggaagattgttcccgatgttggggaacaagggggtcacagtttaaggataagggggaaacctttcaggaccgagatgagaaaaacatttttcacacagagagtggtgaatctctggaattctctgccacagaaggtagttgaggccagttcattggctatatttaagagggaattagatgtggcccttgaggctaaagggatcagggggtatggagagaaggcaggtacaggatactgagttggatgatcagacttgatcatattgaatggcggtgcaggcacaaatggccgaatggcctactactgcacctaatttctcccCCACGCCATCtcattcctcccctctctctctctcacctctctatctctctctctatctcccgtctcttttctctctctacctttccctccccctctctcccccccccccccccccccttccccccatcttTCTAAACCCTCCCTATatctctccccgtccctctttctctcccctctttacacctccccctctctcccccacctcctcctccccccccctctccccccccctctccccccccccccccctcccccccccctctcctcccctccctctccccctccccccccccccccccccccccccccccacctcctctcccccctctccccccccccccctctccccctcccctctcccccccccaccctccccccccccccccccccccctccctctctccctataaccagggtgcccccccacccccccccccccccccccccccccccccccccccccccccccccccccccccctccccccctccccccctcctcccccccccccccacctccccccctctccccccccccccatccttccccccccccccccaatctcccccccccctccaaccccccctctccccctcccctcccactccaaccccccccccctctcccccccctccccatctctgcctcttccacccCCCTTACCCCTCTTCCACACTCttatccttccccctccctcaccacccaccccccccctttcccccctacccctcccccccccccccccctccctccactccccccccctctccctccccccttcccttccccccaattctctcccccctctcccccacctcccccctccctcatcccctcccccctctcctcccctccccctccccctctccagcctcccctctcccctctacccctctcccccccaccccccctaccccccccccctcccctccccctcccctccccactctcctcccccccccccaccccacccctcacccctcccccctccccctctcccgcctcccccacccccccccccccctctccctctccttcccccctctctcctcctcccttccctctccctcccctcccccccccccccccccccccccccccccccccccccccccccccccccccgcgaactCGTATTGGgaaaacagacccaatgggtctgcacttggtctagtataatattaaaactgtgtggctgtctgtgtttctgcctgacctaTGTGTGCCagtctttgattcgttgctacgccaacgtcagacccagaaacgccgagttttttttccatttcggtagagatttcacttttcattccaagtatccactcctcattaaattttgtcacgtttatgtacacatttttaataaattccttcttccctctcaccctcgctcactcactcattttgtcgcctcctgctggccagccaccataacggctgctggcgctcgcatctcgcctcaaagacgccatttaaaaacagccgcactgctgattcctgagccgcttgagttggaggaccacgtctcccgtgggggctacgggtagggaactgCACTTGGTCAAGTATATAATTAAAACTttgatcttgaccatttcctgtttgcacttcatactgattttagaaaaaaccctACCActcacggctgtgatttttggccatcttactcagatccCCCCTCCGCTcttcaggtgctgaggatttatcccatcgatgaaaaataaaagagttattagtgattagaaaatgttgagattctcccgttatgaaggccacgccctttctggtgggaggggggagggactataaaacctggaagtgtgggcgtggctcagtgtCTACAAGAagggggagaggtcacaactatCTGTCTTTGGTAACCTTGCACCCtcttgaaatggtataaaactgcacttgaaattggtggtcttgcaccctgcttgaagtggcaggaaactgcattcgaatttggtgtccttgcaccctgcttgaagtggcaggaaactgcattcgaatttggtggccttgcaccctgcttgaagtggcaggaaactgcactcgaatttggtcgTCTTGCACTCCACTTGAAGTGgcttttcaaggaatagccgtgagtcaactgccagcccaccagcattGAGTGAGTAAGCCGCCTgcctaagaatccattcggcctgcAATGTCTatagtagccctctggaaactagtcccttcagcccacaacacccatactagcgcttcaaaaaggcccccccctccccactgttcaccaatattggaattggtggagagatggaatattgcgttgggggaccagtctTCCCGTGCGAAGCTGGGACCCAATTGAATAAATCTCTGTGGTTGTGGTGTTTGGTGACTTTCACTATTTATTCTAATTCCCGACGACCGGAAAATGTTCCCCGTGCAGAGAACGGCGGCAACATGCGCGACCCGGGGGAGGGGATAATGAAGCCAAACAACGGCGACTCTGGGGAGGGTAAAATAGCaggggtgcccccccccccgtgcacAGTGACGGCCGAACAGCCCCATAGGAGGGGTGCTGAACGGAATAACAAAATAGTGAAACAATTTTCCTGTTCAGTTTTACCGTCAAACGGACAGTTACCTCAAGTGCTGAcacttgtgcagagctggtcccaacCGCTGGAGACCTTCACACTGAATGTGGCAGTTCATCAGATTGAGGTGTTTGATTGTATTACAGAGCCCGATGGCATGAGACAGGACCGCACAGTCAATCGGAGTCAGTCCCAGTCCATGGAATGAAAGTGATTCCACAGATCCCAGTGTCTTCTGAGCCAGTAGAGGATTCTGAGACTCAAACAGGTAGTGCAGCGTGTTCAGGAGGCTCCGTTTACCAGCTTCACTCCATGTGTTTCCAGCGCGGCGTTTAACCTCCCCCTTCACCCAGTCAATCACTCGACAGATTATTTGATGAGGGAATTTACCCAGAAACTCCTCCAGGATCCAAACTGACCGTGGGGAGGAGAGACCAGCGACAAAACGGAGAAATACTTCAAATCGCCCGTCTGTCATGCCATGGGCTTCAATGAGGAGTGTTGTGATATCCCCGCGATTTGGAGACATGAATTGTGCGAGTGCGGCTACAAACTCTTGGATGGTGATGTGCGGGAAGGTGTACACCACGCTCCGGACTgaatcctctctctccaaaagTTCCATCAGGAACCCGGACAGGAACTGGGAAGGCTGCAGATTGTATTCGATCAAATCTTCATCTGTGAACACAATCTTCTTCTCAGCCACTCCAGTGAAGGCCATCTGACCAACCCTCAGTAACACCTCACGGAGGTTCTCAATCTCACGGCCGTGgtttttcaggatgttgtagATAAAGTAGCAATAtagttgtgtgatggtcttgggaACTCGCTGCGGGTCCCGGTgtgtttgtgtgaagaaggggcccagTGTCAGGACAAGGATCCAGCAGTAGGAGGGGTTGTAGCTCATGGTGTACAGGATCTCATTCTCCTTCACATGTTTGAAAACAGCTGCTGCCACCGTCTGATCTTCAAAATACCTGGTGAAATATTCCTTCCGTTCCTCACCAACAAACCCCAGGATTTCAGCCCAGACACTGATCGCTGCCTTTTTCAGTAAATGTAACGCAGTGGGGCGGGTGGTCACTAGCACTGAACACCCTGGGAGCAGCTTGTGCTGgattaaactgtacacaatgtcagACACTTCACACCACCACTCGGGATCTGGGCACTGGTGCTGAGGTTCTGTGTCTCTCCGACTGTCAGCAAAATCGATTCTACCCTTGAATTCATCCAGGCCGTCGAATATAAACAGCAATCCCTCTGGGTTCTTCCAGACCTCCCCTAGCATATTCTCAAAGTGAGGATACtgatccagaatcagttccctcAGGGTTACTCTGCAGTTAATCGTGTTCAAATCACGGAATTTGAAACTGAAGACAAACTGGAATTGTTGGAATATTTTCCCTGTAGCCCAGTCATGAACAATCTTTTGCACCATTGTTGTTTTTCCGATCCCCGCGACTCCGGCCACGGCTGAAGAACTCCCAGATTTGGATTTGCTCACCGAAATGTTCTGGAATAACTGATCAGTCCTGATTTTTTCCAGTTCTCCCCGGAGACattcctctctccactcttcatGGTCCCGGCCTCTTGCCAGCAGCTCATGTTCCACCAGTGTCCGATCTCGAACAGTGGAGATGATTGTGAGCTCAGCGTATCGATCAAGCAGCTGGAAAACCTTAACCTTCTCCATCATCAGGATCGTATTCACGCTCAGTATTTCAGTCTGCGCCTTCAGTGTGTCCATGtgcttctgctgaacatcttttaTCAGGTGAGATAAACAAGAGGTCCTGAAATTAGATTTATCACGCAAAGAAAAACACATCCACAAATTCTAATATCACGgatattaagtaagtaagtttattggccaagtattcacatacaaggaatttgccttggtgctccgcacacaagtaacaacatgacatacattggcagttacgaatgactcagaaaacaccaaacattaatgataaaataccattgatcaagcatgtgaaccaacaaaatacctgatcaaagggaggctacagatttttggctgttgagtagagctactcgtggataaaaactgtttttatgtctggctgtggcagctttgacagtccggagtcgcctagTTGACGGTGTTATTGATTACATGTTATCCAATTGTTATTGTTGTTTTGTTAGTCAACTAAGCAGAACATATTGGAAAAATAatatttggacaaatacatggattggaaaggtttacagGAATATTGGGCAATCGCGGCTGGTCGGGAGAGCTTAAATGGGGGCATTTAGGTTGGTATGGACAAATTAGATAgaagatcctgtttccgtgctgtgtgatagTATAAATCTATCGCTACAACTCTAAATTCAAGAGCATGCAACGCGGGAATGAAAGAGTTTCCAGGAAAGCGGGTAGTGCGAGTTATTCCTGCATGCCGTCAATCATTAGATAGTGTACTTCCAATGTTTAACACTATCAATGACCTGTCTATCCATAAATGCAGAGCACTGGAGAATACCCAgggttgttcctttgtttaagggaGGAAGTAGAGATGAACCAGGAAATGAACCACGTCAGCGGTTGGGAAGCCATTGGAGGGGGTTCGTTGGAATATGATTTGCTCCCACATGGAATAGATTATGACCATTGGGGAAAGTCAGCGTGACTTTGTACACGATAGGTCATGTCATATGAACAACTGTGTTTTTGAGGAGGTAATGTAGGTGATCGATGAGAGACGGACAGTGGATGTTTTCTACATGGACTTTTGACAGGCTTTTAATAAACCCCATCATTGTAGGCTGATCAAGAAGACTAACATTCATTAGATTCACGGTGAATTGTTTGGTTGTATTCAGAACTGTTTTACTGATGCAGGACAGATGGTTGTGTTGGAAGGGAGTTATTCTGGCTGGATGTCTGTGACTGATGGAGTCCGCAGTGAACTGTGCTCGGAACTTTGCTGTTTATGATGTATGAAAATGACTTGGCTGTAAATATAGATAGGCTGCTTCGTAAATTTCCAGACAcaaccaaaattggtggagttgcggaacatgttataggaaatatgttatcaagctggaaagggtaaggAGGAGATTTATGTTGCCTGGACTGTATTGTCTGAGCTGCAGGGTGAGTTTGAGTAGGTCAAGACTATTCCTTGAGCGTAGGACgacgaggagtgatcttatagatgtgtgtacaatcaagagaggaatagatcagggtgctgacatggatagaaaattggttggcagacagtaagcaaagagtagggattaacgggtccctttcagaatggcaggcagtgactagtggggtaccacaaggctcggtgctgggatcgcagctatttacaatatatattaatgatttagataaaggaattacaagtaacattagcaaatttgcagatgacactaagctgggtggcagtgtgaactgtgaggaggatgctatgagaatgcagggtgatttggacaggttgggtgagtgggcagatgcatggcagattaagtttaatgcggataaatgtgaggttatccactttggtagcaaaaacaggaaggcagattattatctaaatggtgtcaagttgggaaaaggggactgccatatgctgagagaatggagcggctgggcttgtatactctgtagtttagagaggtgagaggggatcttattgaaaaataagattattaagggtttggacacgcaagaggcaggaaacatgttcccgatgttgggggagtccagaaccaggggccagtttaataataatggataagccatttagaacggagatgaggaaacaccttttcacacagagttgtgagtttgtgagattctctgcctcagagggtcggttctctggatgctttcatgagtgagcgagataggcctcttaaagataccgtagtcatgggatatggggagaaggcaggaatggggtactgattgtggatgatcagccatgaccacattgaatgacagtgttggctcgaagggcaaaatggcattctcctgcaccaattgtctatttacAATGCTCTGAGCAGTGTTGAAGTACTGATCCTTGTGGTGCAAACCATAACTCCTGAACAAGTTCCGACAAAGTTGACAGGACATTTAGTATGAGAATCACAAATTCAAGCAGCAGATTTAAAGAAAAATAggatagtactggagtaactcatcaggtcaggcagtatccttggagaacaaggatatgagAAGTGTCATGTCAGGAAATCTCTTCAGGCTGTTTAAAGTGGGGTTAGACTGGTTGGAGAAAGTGGGGAGACCTGGAAGaccagctgcctcacagtgccaggtttgatgctgacc includes the following:
- the LOC129693384 gene encoding NACHT, LRR and PYD domains-containing protein 3-like, giving the protein MADGADQGGDPVASTTRTDEAPPMSSMTELLERCDDLQLLELTNPYRQRLEEAIQDAVENVVFVLAYERYFSEQEYKRVIKRTKRGSRAAGSTLLLNLVTEKEPQVRKLIWKCFVKMHHLLPKLEELLKAVGEEGSDLIESFKAMKVSSELPAHLKDVQQKHMDTLKAQTEILSVNTILMMEKVKVFQLLDRYAELTIISTVRDRTLVEHELLARGRDHEEWREECLRGELEKIRTDQLFQNISVSKSKSGSSSAVAGVAGIGKTTMVQKIVHDWATGKIFQQFQFVFSFKFRDLNTINCRVTLRELILDQYPHFENMLGEVWKNPEGLLFIFDGLDEFKGRIDFADSRRDTEPQHQCPDPEWWCEVSDIVYSLIQHKLLPGCSVLVTTRPTALHLLKKAAISVWAEILGFVGEERKEYFTRYFEDQTVAAAVFKHVKENEILYTMSYNPSYCWILVLTLGPFFTQTHRDPQRVPKTITQLYCYFIYNILKNHGREIENLREVLLRVGQMAFTGVAEKKIVFTDEDLIEYNLQPSQFLSGFLMELLEREDSVRSVVYTFPHITIQEFVAALAQFMSPNRGDITTLLIEAHGMTDGRFEVFLRFVAGLSSPRSVWILEEFLGKFPHQIICRVIDWVKGEVKRRAGNTWSEAGKRSLLNTLHYLFESQNPLLAQKTLGSVESLSFHGLGLTPIDCAVLSHAIGLCNTIKHLNLMNCHIQCEGLQRLGPALHKCQHLRDWGKSQMVIVSLINTGDLHRLLSLCIPHPHSLISRLNCVGLTDSGAEDLASALSTNPSLKDLDLTHNSLTDRSVPALRNVLLTLPRLELIELTENTFSPTGKKELRSLQEPRPTLTVFV